A genomic region of Friedmanniella luteola contains the following coding sequences:
- a CDS encoding carboxymuconolactone decarboxylase family protein, translating to MSGRTPPPDLSARQAHAEATYERLFGPRDSGAPDSDPELMEILRRFIFGDVFDTGVLDDRSRELITVTVLACLRALPQLRTHTAAALRVGVQPVEIREALYQLAPFIGFPGTLDAVATMNAVFRDHGIELPLPDQGTVSDADRYAKGLAEQAPLYGDEIKADLADLPQPFDEALPRFLTEFCFGDFYTRGGLTLAQRELLVLCGLAALGDTSAQLGPHGRACLQVGNSKAAVVAALVHCFPYIGFPRAVAAIRAVKDL from the coding sequence ATGAGCGGTCGCACGCCACCTCCCGACCTGTCCGCACGCCAGGCTCACGCCGAGGCCACCTACGAGCGCCTCTTCGGACCGCGCGACAGCGGGGCGCCCGACAGCGACCCGGAGCTGATGGAGATCCTGCGCCGCTTCATCTTCGGGGACGTCTTCGACACCGGGGTGCTCGACGACCGCTCGCGCGAGCTGATCACGGTCACGGTGCTCGCCTGCCTGCGGGCCCTGCCGCAGCTGCGGACCCACACGGCCGCGGCACTCAGGGTCGGCGTCCAGCCGGTGGAGATCCGCGAGGCCCTCTACCAGCTGGCGCCCTTCATCGGGTTCCCGGGCACGCTCGACGCGGTCGCCACCATGAACGCGGTGTTCCGCGATCACGGCATCGAGCTGCCACTGCCCGACCAGGGCACCGTGTCCGACGCCGACCGCTACGCGAAAGGCCTCGCGGAGCAGGCTCCGTTGTACGGCGACGAGATCAAGGCCGACCTGGCCGACCTCCCGCAACCGTTCGACGAGGCGCTGCCGCGGTTCCTGACCGAGTTCTGCTTCGGCGACTTCTACACCCGCGGTGGACTCACGCTGGCCCAGCGGGAGCTGCTGGTGCTGTGCGGCCTGGCCGCTCTCGGCGACACGTCGGCCCAGCTCGGACCCCACGGTCGCGCGTGCCTCCAGGTCGGCAACTCCAAGGCAGCCGTGGTCGCCGCGCTGGTCCACTGCTTCCCCTACATCGGGTTCCCGCGCGCCGTGGCCGCCATCCGCGCGGTGAAGGACCTCTAG
- a CDS encoding Gfo/Idh/MocA family protein, producing the protein MSDAVVRIGLVGYGFGGRYFHAPLIASAPGCALAGVVTRSPDRRAELAHDHPEVAVFDTVDDLVAAGVSAVTVCTPAATHTAVTEGLLRRGLPVVCDKPFALDAQAARQTVELAEREGVLVTPYQNRRWDSDLLTIRRLLEAGRLGEVRRFESAFERWAPEPEPPAAGGGLLRDFGSHLVDQALHLFGPVRRVYAETHAVGPESEDDVLVLLQHTSGVRSQVSGAWRQSAPRPRFRLSGRDATFVVTSMDGQEAALVAGRTPAGEGAAWGREPQTAWGTLHRSTGSEAVPSERGRWDQFYEQFAAAVRGTAAVPVDPWDAVATATVLDAARRSAAEGTTVDVPPTSH; encoded by the coding sequence GTGAGCGACGCCGTGGTGAGGATCGGACTCGTCGGCTACGGCTTCGGGGGGCGGTACTTCCACGCTCCGCTGATCGCCAGCGCGCCAGGCTGCGCGTTGGCCGGGGTCGTGACCCGCTCACCGGACCGGCGCGCTGAGCTGGCGCACGACCATCCCGAGGTGGCGGTGTTCGACACGGTCGACGACCTGGTCGCGGCCGGGGTGTCCGCCGTCACGGTCTGCACGCCCGCCGCGACCCACACCGCCGTGACGGAAGGGTTGCTCCGCCGCGGGCTCCCGGTCGTCTGCGACAAGCCGTTCGCGCTGGACGCGCAGGCCGCCCGGCAGACGGTGGAGCTGGCCGAGCGCGAAGGCGTGCTGGTCACCCCCTACCAGAACCGGCGTTGGGACTCCGACCTGCTGACCATCCGGCGGCTGCTGGAGGCCGGCCGCCTCGGCGAGGTCCGCCGCTTCGAGTCGGCCTTCGAACGGTGGGCGCCGGAGCCCGAGCCGCCGGCGGCCGGCGGCGGCCTGCTGCGCGACTTCGGCAGTCACCTGGTGGACCAGGCCCTGCACCTCTTCGGGCCGGTGCGCCGGGTCTACGCCGAGACGCACGCGGTGGGTCCGGAGTCGGAGGACGACGTGCTGGTGCTGCTGCAGCACACCAGCGGGGTCCGCTCCCAGGTCTCGGGGGCCTGGCGGCAGAGCGCGCCGAGGCCGCGTTTCCGGCTGAGCGGGCGTGACGCCACCTTCGTCGTCACGTCGATGGACGGACAGGAAGCCGCCCTGGTGGCCGGCCGCACCCCGGCAGGCGAGGGTGCCGCCTGGGGTCGCGAGCCGCAGACGGCCTGGGGAACCCTGCACCGCAGCACCGGCAGCGAGGCCGTGCCCAGCGAGCGCGGCCGGTGGGACCAGTTCTACGAGCAGTTCGCCGCTGCCGTCCGCGGCACGGCAGCCGTCCCCGTGGACCCGTGGGACGCCGTGGCGACGGCGACCGTGCTGGACGCGGCCCGCCGCAGCGCCGCTGAGGGGACCACCGTGGACGTGCCGCCGACGTCGCACTGA
- a CDS encoding nucleotidyltransferase domain-containing protein — protein MFSVGDREVLRTRLVAAARQDPQVDAAALLGSAARGEEDRWSDIDLALRLTPGADPGEVADQWARQLRQHEAVVDQLDVHASGALYRVFLLASTLQVDLSFWPHGRLVTGGAPVRLLFGRADDTTTDPRSRPDAMEPLRSGWLHALHARSALARGRSWQAVWMLEGLRNQLVALYCRRYDLPTHEGRGVDALPAAVRAELAATLTPTTDPAALHHTFRVLTALLLAEAAHQALPVPAGLEAALEELVLSAAPHGAPPRPALVPRSGRGPTMPP, from the coding sequence ATGTTCAGCGTCGGTGACCGGGAGGTGCTGCGCACCCGTCTGGTCGCAGCGGCCCGCCAGGATCCGCAGGTCGACGCGGCCGCGTTGCTCGGCTCGGCGGCTCGTGGGGAGGAGGACCGCTGGTCCGACATCGACCTCGCCCTGAGGCTCACCCCGGGGGCCGACCCGGGCGAGGTCGCCGACCAGTGGGCACGGCAGCTGCGGCAGCACGAAGCGGTCGTCGACCAGCTCGACGTGCACGCCTCGGGTGCTCTGTACCGGGTGTTCCTGCTGGCCTCGACGCTGCAGGTCGACCTGTCGTTCTGGCCGCACGGCCGGCTGGTCACCGGCGGGGCGCCGGTCCGGCTGCTCTTCGGCCGGGCCGACGACACCACCACCGACCCGCGGTCGCGTCCCGACGCGATGGAGCCGCTCCGCAGCGGGTGGCTGCACGCGCTGCACGCCCGCTCGGCCCTGGCCCGCGGCCGGAGCTGGCAAGCGGTCTGGATGCTGGAGGGCCTGCGCAACCAGCTCGTCGCGCTGTACTGCCGGCGGTACGACCTGCCGACCCACGAGGGCCGCGGCGTCGACGCACTGCCCGCCGCCGTCCGGGCCGAGCTGGCCGCGACGCTGACGCCCACGACCGACCCCGCCGCCCTCCACCACACCTTCCGCGTGCTGACCGCCCTGCTGCTGGCCGAAGCCGCCCACCAGGCCCTCCCGGTCCCGGCCGGGCTCGAGGCGGCGCTCGAGGAGCTGGTCCTCAGCGCCGCCCCCCACGGAGCGCCCCCACGGCCCGCGCTCGTGCCCCGGAGCGGGCGTGGCCCTACGATGCCGCCGTGA
- a CDS encoding DUF2382 domain-containing protein has translation MTTAEPASAADLDRTGESPSVLRSEEQLRVGVRTQAVGRLRIRKRVVTEEVTRTVTVRREELVVEEEPVEPGVGADHQVGDRDLEIVLHEEQVEVHTVVVPVERVVVRVRRVEGSAAVAEVVRRERVDLEQDPR, from the coding sequence ATGACCACCGCTGAACCCGCCTCGGCTGCCGACCTCGACCGGACGGGGGAGTCGCCGTCGGTGCTCCGTTCCGAGGAGCAGCTGCGGGTCGGCGTGCGCACCCAGGCGGTGGGCCGACTGCGGATCCGCAAGCGCGTGGTCACCGAGGAGGTGACGCGGACGGTCACCGTCCGCCGCGAGGAGCTCGTGGTCGAGGAGGAGCCGGTCGAGCCGGGCGTGGGCGCCGACCACCAGGTGGGTGACCGCGACCTGGAGATCGTGCTGCACGAGGAGCAGGTCGAGGTGCACACCGTGGTCGTCCCCGTCGAGCGTGTGGTCGTCCGCGTCCGCCGGGTCGAGGGCAGCGCGGCGGTCGCCGAGGTGGTTCGCCGCGAGCGGGTCGACCTGGAGCAGGACCCACGGTGA